The Tripterygium wilfordii isolate XIE 37 chromosome 21, ASM1340144v1, whole genome shotgun sequence genome segment AATAGAGGAGCCAGGAGGGAAGGTTTCGTCTTTGAAAGCCTCTAAGAATTTCTCAATAGCTTTAGCTTCTGCGTCGGAGTAAATTCCGATTGATTTCCAGAAGGCAACACAATTCTCTGAGACCTTCTCTGAGTATTGTTGACCCGTCAATGGCAGAAGCATTGTTACTTGTATGAATTTCTCATAGGGACCTATGAGTAGATAAGATAAGTAATGTCATAATTCAAAACTAATAAGAAACATCTCCACATATTTTCTCAAATGGTAATATAGGTATTATCAACTAGAAATATATCCAAAGTTTTCGTACGATGCAATAGAGCCACTTAATATTGCAAGAAGCCGAGGCTGAACTTTGGATGACTTGATTTGCAAAGCCTGGCCACAATCATAACCCACCATACCGTACGAGCAACAAATTAACAAGCTCACACAGGTCAGCCCCATTGATCCACAAGACTGGGAGAACAAtccaaagaaaatttaaatacCACGCAAGTACTAGATCTGCTATTCGAACCTGTGTCCTAACTCCTAAGTCACTATGCATAGTGTCTTATTGCGTAAGACATCAACATCTCGAATCACTTAAAACTCAGACAGTAATGAGCAGGAGTTACTAGATTTAGCCAATCAAAATCGTGTACCCGATCTCTGACCCATAGAaataaatggtttttttttgataaatcatattttattgAATACAGATGTTAACAGATATCAGTAACAGAAGCTATGATAAAGAATATCAAAAAACAGAACAAGACATCTCTTTGGAGATCAAGACCTGTAAAAAAAACAGAGCCTAAGCCCAACAAATCTAAGGAAACCATAGAAATAAATGCtctaatcaaatttttttgaatgaaaatgttCTAATCAAATAATGAGGTATGGTATCAAGGTAGGGTGACAGAAcaccaaagaagagaaaaacttgcaATGGTACATATACTAGAATCATGCATTGAGTAAGACATTAAAGCAAACTGAAATTCTATATGTGTAATCAACAAAAGTATGAAACAAGaagatgaaatatatatatatatacacacacataaattctcctatgtgaccaaaagtgtggaccaactttgtggacacaataaaatttattagAGAAGTTCATGGGGATGTCATATGcaacaaaataccaaaaaaagaaaaaaaaatagagaagaaattaataaacaaaaagGGTACACATAGATGAAAGCATTTGTATTTGTTCAAACATAGTTGCATGATTTCCTCTGAGAAGCCTTGCATAACATAATAATGAAGATGCATGATGACAGATTGAAGCTTATTTTCATCATTCAGTCAAACTAGAAGGCAAAAACACAAGATTTAACAGTAATCAATCACATTGATTGCACCATGAACCCAATGAGGAATCCCAAAATCACACTAGACAGCTTGAACCATTCAAAATTCTCGATTAAATCAAAACACTACTTCACTTACCAGTAACGACGTCCCTGAAGAATTCGACGGAATCCGTCAGCTCTTCGGTGGTTTTTCCCTTCCATTTACCGGCGAGAGATGGCACGGCTTCATCTTCTAGATAGACACCGATCGTCGTGACCTTGATGAATTTTCCTTGTATCTCCAGCCCTCTCTCCCCTGCGCCCGTTAGTACACAAATTAAATGAAAAGCAAGCGTCACGACTGTGAAATAGCGCACGTTGTGCGTAGACTGCTAACCTGCGCCCCCTAGGAAGAGAGTTTTGTTTGAGCCGGGAGGCTTAACCGCCGGCGGAAATGTAACGGTCTCCACTTGAACTTCGGTGACGGATGGCGACGGAGACATCTTT includes the following:
- the LOC119988088 gene encoding chalcone--flavonone isomerase-like, encoding MSPSPSVTEVQVETVTFPPAVKPPGSNKTLFLGGAGERGLEIQGKFIKVTTIGVYLEDEAVPSLAGKWKGKTTEELTDSVEFFRDVVTGPYEKFIQVTMLLPLTGQQYSEKVSENCVAFWKSIGIYSDAEAKAIEKFLEAFKDETFPPGSSILFTQLPNGSLTISFSKDGSIPEAGKVVIENKLLSEAILESIIGKQGVSPAAKKSLAARLPVLLKESEKVASTEKAVELEAKNVNGS